One part of the Sorangiineae bacterium MSr11954 genome encodes these proteins:
- a CDS encoding VCBS repeat-containing protein yields the protein MKGCCRLERRWRVRSLGPILLTGALAAACSAADTTQDSSPSTEAIAAIPADPLCNNALFAPGITIPVASAKGAITKGDFNADGRLDLVVPDYYNHKINLYLGNGSGAFAEPRSFPTGRYPREAAVADFNADGKPDLATVNSEDVSILLGTGSGGFAPAIAYATNESPTSITAGDFNADGSMDLAVSSRTAQGFGILAGSGDGTFHGTTHYPFANPDGIRAADFNRDGKSDLAIVSNGQLNVLTANNDDSFTVAATYPATAYELAIGDLNADGNPDLVGADKSNIHVLLGLGNGTFAPRATYSAGSNPLDIAMGDFNGDHKPDLVVSSYESGDASILFGRGDGSFSSPNSYPSGGTESESIVAGDFNLDGRSDFAVLNNDPATRPTIHVFQWARLGTLSQKTSYPLSANANDVATADFDGDGNLDLAVAGSYQLMIYPGKGNGTFGTQRAYSLRDIPGAVRAADFNGDGKPDLVLAYPNAKNVSVLLGNGDGTFGAAANFPTFTRTGAIATGDFNADGKPDLAVTLASTDSVGILLGNGAGRFSPITTYPAGDMPGSIAAADVDSDGKLDLVLSTTGNVSVLLGNGAGRFGPPLHTPTGGQTYRLTTGDFDADGKIDLAVTVSEAVAILQGNGNGTFSVSPTRYAVERYTGDIGAGDIDGDGKLDVLAIGNNKVSILLGDGSGSFQQPIHHLVDRIVWNLAVGRFNGDNRSDIAIVSGGHVNVFLGANCAL from the coding sequence GTGAAAGGCTGCTGCCGTCTCGAACGAAGATGGCGCGTTCGTTCGCTCGGCCCGATCCTTCTCACCGGCGCTCTGGCCGCCGCGTGCTCGGCGGCCGACACCACCCAAGATTCGAGCCCGAGCACGGAGGCCATCGCCGCGATCCCGGCGGATCCGCTCTGCAACAATGCTTTGTTCGCGCCAGGGATCACGATCCCCGTCGCCAGCGCGAAGGGAGCGATCACCAAAGGCGACTTCAACGCGGACGGGCGGCTCGATCTCGTCGTCCCGGACTACTACAATCACAAGATCAACCTGTACCTGGGGAACGGGAGCGGTGCGTTCGCGGAGCCGCGCAGCTTTCCCACCGGCCGCTACCCGCGTGAGGCGGCGGTGGCCGATTTCAACGCCGACGGCAAACCCGATCTCGCGACGGTGAACTCCGAGGACGTGAGCATTCTGCTCGGCACCGGCAGCGGGGGCTTCGCGCCGGCCATCGCGTACGCCACGAACGAGAGCCCCACGTCGATCACGGCGGGCGACTTCAACGCCGACGGCTCGATGGATCTCGCGGTCTCGAGCCGGACGGCCCAAGGTTTCGGCATCCTCGCGGGCAGCGGAGACGGCACCTTTCATGGCACCACGCACTATCCGTTCGCCAACCCCGACGGCATCCGCGCGGCCGACTTCAATCGGGACGGCAAGTCGGATCTCGCCATCGTCAGCAACGGCCAATTGAACGTCCTGACGGCAAACAACGACGACAGTTTCACGGTCGCCGCCACCTATCCTGCCACCGCCTACGAGCTGGCCATTGGTGACCTCAATGCCGATGGCAATCCCGACCTGGTGGGCGCCGACAAAAGCAATATCCATGTCCTTTTGGGCCTCGGAAACGGGACGTTTGCCCCACGAGCCACCTACTCGGCGGGGAGCAACCCGCTGGATATCGCGATGGGGGATTTCAACGGCGATCACAAGCCCGATCTGGTCGTTTCGAGCTACGAGAGCGGCGACGCGAGCATCCTGTTCGGTCGGGGGGACGGCTCATTTTCGTCCCCGAACAGTTATCCCTCGGGCGGCACCGAGTCCGAGTCGATCGTGGCGGGTGATTTCAACCTGGACGGCCGCTCCGACTTTGCGGTCTTGAACAACGATCCGGCGACCCGACCTACCATCCACGTCTTTCAGTGGGCTCGACTCGGGACGCTCTCGCAGAAGACGAGCTACCCGCTCTCCGCCAACGCAAACGACGTCGCGACGGCCGACTTCGACGGGGACGGGAACCTCGATCTCGCGGTCGCGGGCTCCTACCAGCTGATGATCTATCCCGGAAAGGGAAATGGGACGTTCGGGACCCAGCGCGCGTATTCGCTCAGGGACATACCGGGGGCCGTCCGCGCGGCCGATTTCAATGGGGATGGTAAGCCCGATCTCGTACTCGCCTATCCCAACGCCAAAAACGTGAGCGTCTTGCTCGGAAACGGCGACGGGACCTTTGGCGCCGCGGCCAACTTTCCGACCTTCACCCGCACCGGAGCCATCGCAACCGGCGACTTCAACGCGGACGGCAAACCGGACCTGGCCGTCACCCTGGCCAGCACCGACAGCGTCGGCATTCTGCTGGGGAACGGGGCGGGCCGATTCTCCCCGATCACCACATACCCGGCCGGGGACATGCCGGGGTCGATCGCCGCCGCCGACGTCGACTCCGACGGGAAGCTCGATCTCGTGCTCTCGACGACGGGGAATGTGAGCGTCCTCTTGGGCAATGGGGCGGGGCGCTTTGGCCCCCCGCTCCACACCCCGACCGGGGGTCAAACATACCGGCTGACAACAGGCGATTTCGACGCGGACGGTAAGATCGATCTCGCTGTCACCGTATCGGAGGCCGTCGCCATCTTGCAGGGCAACGGAAATGGGACATTCTCGGTCTCGCCCACGCGATATGCGGTCGAGCGCTACACGGGAGATATCGGGGCGGGCGATATCGACGGCGATGGAAAGTTGGACGTGCTCGCGATCGGCAACAACAAGGTGAGCATCCTCCTCGGGGACGGGAGCGGCTCCTTTCAGCAGCCGATCCATCACCTGGTCGACCGAATCGTGTGGAACCTGGCCGTCGGCCGCTTCAACGGGGACAACCGCTCGGATATCGCCATCGTCTCCGGCGGCCATGTGAACGTCTTCCTCGGCGCCAACTGCGCCCTCTAA